Proteins encoded by one window of Cyclobacteriaceae bacterium:
- the moaA gene encoding GTP 3',8-cyclase MoaA encodes MSTATLYDNHGRKINYLRLAVTDRCNLRCFYCMPEEGITYLPKKALLTFEEMERLVRLMASMGITKVRLTGGEPFVRTDLMKLIRKITDIPGINDVHLTTNGVLTEPHIPELKALGIASVNLSLDTLDKERFKIITRRDEFDRVWSTYEQLLHHNIPVKINAVVMENKNIDDLLPMVELTKNQNVSVRFIEEMPFNGEGQHYAHLTWTYKKILEHLKQHYPALQKITDPEHTTAYQYQVPGYAGNIGIIAAFSRTFCGTCNRIRLTAQGTLKTCLYDDGVLNIRDLMRNKADDALLKQHLLNAFNHRPKDGFEAEHQRSKHQPVTESMATIGG; translated from the coding sequence ATGAGCACCGCCACCTTATACGATAACCACGGCCGCAAAATCAATTACCTGCGCCTGGCCGTTACCGATCGGTGCAACCTGCGCTGCTTTTACTGCATGCCCGAAGAGGGCATTACCTACCTGCCCAAAAAAGCACTGCTCACCTTTGAAGAAATGGAACGCCTGGTACGCCTGATGGCCTCCATGGGCATTACCAAAGTACGCCTTACCGGTGGCGAACCCTTTGTGCGCACCGACCTGATGAAGTTGATCCGGAAGATTACAGACATACCCGGCATCAACGATGTTCACCTCACCACCAACGGTGTGCTCACCGAACCGCACATACCCGAACTGAAAGCACTTGGCATTGCCTCCGTAAACCTGAGTTTGGATACCTTGGATAAGGAGCGCTTCAAAATCATTACACGAAGAGATGAATTTGACCGCGTGTGGAGCACCTACGAACAACTGCTACACCACAACATACCGGTAAAAATTAATGCCGTGGTCATGGAGAACAAAAACATTGACGACCTCCTTCCCATGGTGGAGTTGACAAAAAATCAAAACGTTTCGGTACGGTTTATTGAAGAGATGCCGTTTAATGGCGAAGGGCAACACTATGCACACTTAACCTGGACGTATAAAAAAATACTGGAACACCTGAAGCAGCACTACCCTGCCCTGCAAAAAATTACCGACCCCGAGCACACCACAGCCTACCAATACCAGGTGCCGGGCTATGCCGGAAACATAGGCATCATTGCCGCCTTTAGTCGCACCTTTTGCGGCACCTGCAACCGGATACGCTTAACCGCACAAGGAACACTCAAAACTTGTCTGTATGACGATGGCGTACTGAACATCCGTGACCTGATGCGCAACAAGGCTGATGATGCGCTACTCAAACAACATTTACTGAATGCATTTAACCACCGCCCGAAAGACGGCTTTGAAGCGGAACATCAACGCAGCAAACACCAACCGGTAACGGAATCAATGGCGACTATTGGGGGGTGA
- the moaD gene encoding molybdopterin converting factor subunit 1, with translation MKCTVKTFGITRDITGTREVELEVAEGTTVHEFKQALFKQYPRLATLTSLFIAVNHAYAEDGQVLAVGDEIALIPPVAGG, from the coding sequence ATGAAATGCACTGTAAAAACCTTTGGCATAACCCGTGATATAACCGGGACGCGTGAAGTGGAACTGGAGGTGGCTGAAGGCACAACCGTTCACGAATTCAAACAAGCTTTGTTTAAGCAATATCCCAGATTGGCCACGCTCACTTCTTTGTTTATTGCGGTAAACCATGCCTATGCCGAGGATGGTCAGGTGTTGGCGGTTGGTGACGAAATTGCACTCATTCCGCCCGTTGCAGGGGGGTAA
- a CDS encoding molybdenum cofactor biosynthesis protein MoaE: protein MIKITPKPIDIQKVIDTASSLGAGAVNVFIGTVRNTAHGKNVLWLEYEAYEAMAVAEIRKIIDEASHRWPLLGWAVSHRIGTLKPGEVSVAIAVSSPHRKDSFEACQFIIDKLKEKAPIWKKEIFQDGEEWISAQPNVASVYN from the coding sequence ATGATCAAAATCACACCAAAGCCCATCGACATTCAAAAAGTGATTGACACCGCCTCCAGCCTGGGTGCCGGAGCCGTGAATGTCTTTATCGGAACTGTTCGCAACACGGCCCACGGTAAAAATGTACTCTGGCTGGAATATGAAGCCTATGAAGCCATGGCCGTTGCGGAAATCCGAAAGATCATTGACGAAGCCTCTCATCGATGGCCGTTACTGGGATGGGCAGTAAGTCATCGCATCGGTACGTTAAAGCCCGGTGAAGTGTCAGTAGCCATTGCGGTATCGTCTCCGCATCGCAAAGACTCCTTTGAAGCATGCCAATTTATTATCGACAAGCTAAAGGAAAAAGCACCCATCTGGAAGAAAGAAATCTTTCAGGACGGTGAAGAGTGGATCTCCGCTCAGCCTAATGTGGCCAGTGTTTACAACTGA